In Maridesulfovibrio sp., a single genomic region encodes these proteins:
- a CDS encoding ATPase, with amino-acid sequence MLLDWFTVLAQVLNFFVLLVLLRVFLYGPVVRAMEERRQRVAEEMDQARKARAEAEKAATDLAARREELDRETAEAMAQVHAEAENWRRQIMESASEEVETLRGEWLAALDREKEAVSLEFRKRLTHELAESAARMVRDLADSDIEDMALSGFLNRIADEAGDVDCGNSDIVVRTGFGQSAAQQEKLDRVLKGLFPGAGNLVYMQVPELGLGIELVAGDRKWEWNLSSYVNELEQKIWAGLGE; translated from the coding sequence ATGCTTCTGGACTGGTTCACGGTCCTTGCGCAGGTCCTGAATTTTTTTGTTCTGCTGGTTCTGCTGCGTGTTTTTCTGTACGGCCCGGTGGTTCGGGCCATGGAAGAACGCAGGCAGCGGGTGGCGGAGGAGATGGATCAGGCCCGTAAAGCCCGTGCCGAGGCTGAAAAAGCAGCTACGGACCTTGCCGCCCGGCGCGAGGAGCTGGACAGGGAGACTGCGGAAGCAATGGCGCAGGTGCATGCCGAGGCCGAGAATTGGCGGCGGCAGATAATGGAATCCGCAAGCGAGGAGGTCGAGACCCTGCGCGGAGAGTGGCTGGCCGCGCTCGACCGTGAAAAGGAGGCCGTGTCCCTTGAATTCCGCAAACGGTTGACGCATGAACTGGCTGAATCCGCCGCGCGCATGGTCCGGGACCTTGCCGACAGCGATATTGAAGATATGGCCCTGTCCGGATTCCTTAATCGTATCGCTGATGAAGCCGGCGATGTGGATTGCGGAAACAGCGATATTGTTGTCCGTACCGGATTCGGGCAGAGCGCCGCACAGCAGGAAAAGCTGGACCGAGTTCTGAAAGGGCTGTTTCCGGGAGCAGGGAACCTCGTTTACATGCAGGTCCCGGAGCTGGGGCTGGGTATTGAACTTGTTGCCGGGGACCGCAAATGGGAATGGAATCTTTCTTCCTATGTGAACGAGCTTGAGCAGAAAATATGGGCCGGTCTGGGTGAATAG
- a CDS encoding F0F1 ATP synthase subunit C: METLGWIAFGSIIAAGLCMGIGAIGPAIGEGMALSRALSSIAQQPDETNTIVKFLFVGMAMVESTAIYCFVLAMILLFANPFWSYFLEKAGG; this comes from the coding sequence ATGGAGACGTTAGGTTGGATTGCTTTCGGTTCGATTATCGCGGCCGGACTCTGCATGGGAATTGGGGCAATCGGTCCCGCTATCGGTGAGGGCATGGCCCTGTCGCGGGCGCTCAGTTCCATTGCCCAGCAGCCGGACGAGACCAACACCATTGTGAAGTTCCTGTTCGTGGGCATGGCCATGGTGGAATCAACGGCCATTTATTGCTTTGTGCTGGCCATGATCCTGCTCTTCGCCAACCCGTTCTGGTCCTATTTTCTTGAGAAGGCCGGGGGCTGA
- a CDS encoding F0F1 ATP synthase subunit A, which translates to MEISPDHIVYLRFGNFNLNATIVFTWLVMALLVCFAWQVTRRISSSSRVTVRQNLLEVLVGGLLAQIRDATSRKPEEFLPLLGTLFIFILTSNLLSAVPGFQPPTGSLSTTTALSLIVFLAVPYYGIRENGLLNYLKSYIQPSPFMLPFNVIGEISRTFALAVRLFGNILSGTMMGAILLVIMPLFIPVIMQLLGLLIGVVQAYIFTVLAAVFIAAGLEAHS; encoded by the coding sequence ATGGAAATAAGCCCCGACCATATCGTTTACCTCCGCTTCGGGAATTTCAATCTGAACGCGACCATCGTGTTCACATGGCTGGTTATGGCTTTGCTGGTCTGTTTTGCGTGGCAGGTCACGCGCAGGATATCGTCTTCATCGCGGGTCACGGTGCGACAGAATCTGCTGGAAGTGCTTGTCGGCGGGCTTCTTGCCCAGATTCGGGATGCCACTTCCCGGAAGCCGGAAGAGTTTCTGCCGCTGCTTGGAACCCTGTTCATATTTATCCTGACTTCAAATCTGCTTTCGGCTGTTCCCGGTTTTCAGCCGCCCACAGGATCTCTTTCAACCACCACGGCACTCAGTCTGATCGTGTTTTTAGCTGTTCCGTACTACGGCATAAGGGAGAACGGACTGCTCAATTATCTGAAAAGTTATATTCAACCCTCGCCGTTCATGCTGCCGTTCAACGTGATCGGTGAGATCAGCCGCACCTTCGCCCTTGCCGTGAGGCTGTTCGGCAATATTTTAAGCGGAACCATGATGGGGGCCATCCTGCTGGTCATCATGCCGCTGTTCATCCCGGTCATCATGCAACTTCTCGGTCTGCTGATCGGCGTGGTGCAGGCTTATATTTTCACGGTTCTGGCCGCGGTATTCATCGCTGCCGGGCTTGAGGCGCATTCATAA
- a CDS encoding ATP synthase subunit I: protein MQPVSSLMITFAAFGIGLLIAAFHFGGLWLTLRMLPVCARPRIFFWSSYLARYAVTLWGFAQVMAFGGYAWIASFLGFYLMRAFMLSRASCTGFHEFFVFKRPSWK from the coding sequence ATGCAGCCGGTGAGTAGCCTGATGATAACCTTTGCCGCTTTCGGAATAGGGCTGCTGATAGCGGCCTTTCATTTCGGCGGACTCTGGTTGACTCTGCGCATGCTGCCCGTCTGTGCCAGACCGCGCATCTTTTTCTGGTCCAGCTATCTGGCCCGGTACGCTGTCACGCTGTGGGGATTCGCGCAGGTCATGGCTTTCGGAGGCTATGCCTGGATTGCGTCTTTTCTGGGGTTCTACCTTATGCGGGCATTCATGCTTTCCCGCGCCAGTTGCACCGGATTCCATGAATTCTTTGTTTTCAAGAGGCCGTCATGGAAATAA
- a CDS encoding AtpZ/AtpI family protein, with amino-acid sequence MHAQGQRKPKSEEFRCRVGSSERRRILAEKQGAVGIWTAFGSMGAVGWFVALPAVLGCLLGVWIDHVWNSPINWTLTMLGAGLFFGCVLAGIWMNRERNRIIREREELCIRESDSKGDSDAAGE; translated from the coding sequence ATGCACGCTCAGGGACAGCGCAAACCTAAATCCGAAGAATTCCGCTGCCGGGTCGGGAGCAGTGAACGGCGCAGGATTCTGGCGGAAAAACAGGGTGCCGTAGGCATCTGGACCGCGTTCGGCTCCATGGGGGCCGTTGGCTGGTTTGTGGCCCTGCCTGCAGTGCTCGGCTGTCTCCTTGGCGTATGGATTGATCATGTCTGGAATTCGCCCATAAACTGGACACTGACCATGCTGGGCGCGGGATTGTTTTTCGGCTGCGTGCTTGCCGGAATATGGATGAACAGGGAGAGGAATCGCATCATCCGGGAGCGGGAAGAATTATGTATCAGGGAATCAGATTCGAAAGGAGACAGTGATGCAGCCGGTGAGTAG
- a CDS encoding F0F1 ATP synthase subunit epsilon, which produces MRLKIILPSGIFLDRRVDRIRAESSRGGFCLLPRHIDIASALVPGILTYFENGKPVHLAVDSGLLVKQGDLVRVSARAAVAGELGELQLEVERMQTDASEAEKSARSAVAKLEAGFVRGLIEVETR; this is translated from the coding sequence ATGAGGCTGAAGATTATTTTACCTTCGGGAATCTTTCTGGACCGCCGGGTGGACAGGATAAGGGCCGAGAGCAGCCGGGGCGGATTCTGCCTGCTGCCGCGGCATATCGATATCGCTTCGGCGCTGGTTCCGGGAATACTGACCTATTTCGAGAATGGAAAGCCGGTCCATCTTGCGGTGGACAGCGGTCTGCTGGTCAAGCAGGGAGATTTGGTGCGGGTTTCCGCGCGGGCGGCCGTGGCCGGGGAACTAGGTGAATTGCAGCTTGAGGTGGAGCGGATGCAGACGGATGCGTCCGAAGCCGAGAAATCCGCCCGGAGCGCTGTGGCAAAACTTGAGGCCGGTTTTGTGCGCGGTCTCATTGAGGTGGAGACTAGGTAA
- the atpD gene encoding F0F1 ATP synthase subunit beta, giving the protein MVSADSKYAGEVVSVRGSVVDVRFPEVVPPLQAVMYSQTARRVVLEVADHLDLNTVRAIAMTPTGGLARGDTVVSEGEPLTAPVGEELLGRVLNVFGEPVDGRDLSEGIEQRSIHNPPIALSRRVVSEEIFMTGIKVIDLLMPLEKGGKAGLFGGAGVGKTVLITELINNMVGAHSGISIFCGIGERCREGEELYREMGDAGVLDNTVMVFGQMNEPPGARFRTGHTALTIAEYFRDDCGKDVLLLIDNIFRFIQAGMELSGLLGRLPSRMGYQPTLGSDLAELQERISSSRSGAITSIQAVYVPADDLTDPAATHTFSHLSSSIVLSRKRAGEGFYPAVDPLESRSMMLSPDIVGRRHYEVAREVRRTLAQYEDLKDIIAMLGLEELAREDRLIVSRARRLERFMTQPFNTTRHFTGMDGRVVSLEDTVEGCERILNDEFPDASERDFYMIGSITEVGS; this is encoded by the coding sequence GTGGTTTCAGCAGACAGCAAATATGCCGGAGAGGTCGTTTCCGTTCGTGGCAGCGTGGTCGATGTTCGTTTTCCCGAAGTCGTGCCTCCTCTGCAGGCCGTGATGTATTCACAGACGGCCCGCCGTGTGGTGCTTGAGGTCGCGGATCATCTCGATTTGAACACTGTCCGGGCCATAGCCATGACCCCTACCGGTGGACTGGCCCGTGGAGATACGGTTGTATCCGAAGGAGAGCCGCTGACAGCTCCGGTTGGCGAGGAACTCCTGGGGCGGGTACTGAATGTCTTCGGTGAACCCGTGGACGGTCGTGATCTGTCCGAGGGCATCGAACAGCGTTCCATACATAATCCCCCCATCGCACTTTCCCGGAGGGTTGTTTCCGAGGAAATATTCATGACCGGTATCAAGGTCATCGACCTGCTGATGCCGCTTGAAAAAGGAGGCAAGGCCGGGTTATTCGGCGGAGCAGGCGTTGGCAAGACTGTGCTCATCACCGAACTGATAAACAACATGGTCGGAGCCCACAGCGGAATCAGCATCTTCTGCGGCATCGGGGAACGCTGTCGCGAAGGGGAGGAACTGTACCGGGAGATGGGAGATGCCGGGGTTCTGGATAATACCGTCATGGTCTTCGGCCAGATGAACGAGCCGCCGGGTGCCCGTTTCCGCACCGGCCACACCGCGCTTACAATTGCCGAGTATTTCCGTGACGACTGCGGCAAGGACGTGCTGCTGCTGATCGACAACATCTTCCGTTTCATACAGGCCGGGATGGAACTTTCCGGACTGCTGGGCCGGTTGCCTTCCCGCATGGGCTACCAGCCGACACTTGGTTCGGACCTTGCGGAACTGCAGGAGCGCATTTCCTCAAGCCGTTCCGGGGCCATCACTTCCATTCAGGCGGTCTACGTCCCGGCCGATGACCTGACCGACCCTGCCGCCACGCACACTTTTTCACACCTATCTTCTTCCATCGTTCTTTCCCGCAAGCGTGCCGGGGAAGGATTCTATCCTGCCGTGGACCCGTTGGAATCCCGGTCCATGATGCTTTCCCCTGATATTGTCGGGCGCAGGCATTACGAAGTTGCGCGCGAGGTGCGCCGCACGCTGGCCCAGTATGAAGACCTCAAGGATATCATAGCCATGCTGGGGCTGGAGGAACTGGCCCGTGAGGACCGGCTGATTGTTTCCAGAGCCCGCAGACTGGAGCGGTTCATGACCCAGCCGTTCAACACCACCCGGCATTTCACGGGCATGGATGGGCGCGTGGTTTCCCTTGAAGATACTGTGGAAGGGTGTGAGCGCATTCTGAATGATGAATTTCCGGATGCGTCCGAGAGGGACTTTTATATGATAGGTTCCATTACGGAGGTCGGTTCATGA
- the map gene encoding type I methionyl aminopeptidase → MILKNKKQIDLMREAGLMLHRVHMLAAGMVEAGVTTHDINAEVEKFIALNNAIPLFKGVPGKVPFPAACCMSVNEEIVHGFPSGRKLENGDILSIDIGVKLNGWCSDCACTHAVGSVDEEKVHLMDVTEECLRMAIREIKPGVKWSKIAKKMATYARNEGFSVVENLVGHGIGEELWEDPQVPNYNSRVLRDFKLKQGLVIAVEPMINAGVKNTETLADHWTVVTKDRKPSAHFEHTIAVTASGAQVLTCGPNGEGWAM, encoded by the coding sequence ATGATTCTCAAAAATAAAAAGCAGATCGACCTTATGCGCGAAGCCGGCCTCATGCTGCACCGGGTGCACATGCTTGCAGCCGGTATGGTTGAAGCAGGGGTCACCACACATGACATCAATGCCGAAGTTGAAAAATTCATAGCCCTTAACAATGCCATTCCGCTGTTCAAGGGTGTTCCAGGCAAGGTTCCTTTTCCGGCAGCCTGCTGCATGTCCGTAAACGAGGAAATCGTGCACGGCTTCCCTTCGGGGCGCAAACTGGAAAACGGTGACATCCTGAGCATAGACATCGGCGTAAAACTCAACGGCTGGTGCTCGGACTGCGCCTGCACCCACGCCGTAGGCTCCGTTGATGAAGAAAAAGTGCACCTCATGGACGTGACCGAAGAATGCCTGCGTATGGCCATCCGCGAAATCAAACCGGGTGTAAAGTGGAGCAAGATTGCCAAGAAAATGGCCACATACGCACGCAACGAAGGTTTTTCCGTTGTTGAAAATCTCGTCGGACACGGTATCGGGGAAGAACTCTGGGAAGATCCGCAGGTTCCCAACTACAACAGCAGGGTACTTAGGGATTTCAAGCTTAAACAGGGGCTTGTCATTGCTGTGGAACCGATGATCAATGCCGGGGTCAAAAACACGGAAACACTGGCCGATCACTGGACAGTTGTAACCAAGGACCGCAAACCCTCCGCCCATTTCGAACATACAATCGCCGTTACCGCTTCCGGAGCGCAGGTGCTTACCTGCGGACCGAACGGAGAAGGCTGGGCCATGTAG
- the recQ gene encoding DNA helicase RecQ yields MSIPCETNPAAMPDSPRTPLDVLRQTYGYEYFKGIQEQVVDRVMGGGNAVVFMPTGGGKSACYQIPAILRKGVGIVISPLIALMRDQVAALRQMGVRAACLNSTVQPSEANHIIHELYAGDMDLLYVAPERLAQPGFMDMLSGLAVALIAIDEAHCVSQWGHDFRPDYLRLSEFAERFPQVPRLALTATADGPTRKEILHRLGFSREDIFATGFDRPNIRYTVVPKDREKRQLLDFIKHEHFAECGIVYRMSRKKVETTAEWLCKNGINALPYHAGLDAATREANQARFMAEDGLVMVATIAFGMGIDKPDVRYVAHLDLPKTIEAYYQETGRAGRDGLPAEAWMAVGIQDIGALKRMIMSGNAPDERKRLELRKLNALLAYCESPGCLRRSLLSYFGEELKEPCGNCFTCINPPSTFDGTVAAQKALSNVYRTGEMFGANYLVDILTGRENKRISDFRHNELSTYGIGGEFTADEWLSIHRQLVSQGLLDVDMEGYGSLKLNGGSWQVLRKERTVAFRKDPVLAKSQRPRRERKLVMGDENCPSLTSPDAQELLDSLRGLRNTLAKEQQVPAYAIFPDKTLLELACYRPQSTGELYAVSGLGDQKIFRYGTAIIDVLIDHQGKHGRPDDLFPIPDDKIKTPPQKLSSNAPSAVSASALETLALFEDLQDIEKVAETRGVKTTTIYSHLTSCVQAGKLELTDVLDYEPDEIECILDTLHFFKEEGLLQLSPVHNALFGNYSFETLRLIRAGMN; encoded by the coding sequence ATGAGCATACCCTGCGAGACAAATCCGGCAGCCATGCCGGACAGCCCGCGCACCCCGCTTGATGTTCTCAGGCAGACATACGGTTACGAGTATTTCAAGGGAATTCAGGAACAGGTTGTAGATCGCGTCATGGGCGGCGGCAATGCCGTGGTGTTCATGCCCACCGGGGGCGGGAAATCGGCCTGCTACCAGATTCCCGCCATTCTGCGCAAGGGAGTCGGGATTGTCATATCCCCGCTCATAGCACTCATGCGCGACCAGGTTGCCGCCCTGCGGCAGATGGGGGTGCGTGCGGCCTGCCTGAATTCCACTGTGCAGCCTTCCGAGGCAAACCATATCATCCACGAATTATACGCCGGTGATATGGACCTGCTTTACGTGGCCCCGGAGCGGCTGGCCCAGCCCGGATTCATGGACATGCTTTCGGGGTTGGCCGTAGCGCTCATCGCCATCGACGAGGCGCATTGCGTATCCCAGTGGGGCCACGATTTCCGGCCGGATTACCTGAGGCTTTCCGAATTTGCCGAGCGGTTTCCTCAGGTTCCCAGACTTGCGCTGACCGCCACGGCTGACGGTCCCACCCGCAAGGAAATCCTGCACCGGCTTGGATTCAGCCGGGAAGATATCTTCGCCACCGGCTTCGACCGGCCCAACATCCGCTACACGGTAGTCCCCAAGGACCGCGAAAAGCGCCAGTTGCTGGACTTCATTAAACACGAGCACTTTGCCGAATGCGGTATCGTCTACCGCATGAGCAGGAAAAAAGTTGAAACCACCGCCGAATGGCTGTGCAAAAACGGGATTAACGCCCTGCCCTACCACGCAGGGCTGGACGCAGCCACCCGCGAGGCCAACCAGGCCAGATTCATGGCTGAGGACGGTCTGGTAATGGTGGCGACCATTGCCTTCGGCATGGGGATCGACAAGCCGGACGTGCGCTACGTGGCGCATCTGGACCTTCCGAAGACCATCGAAGCATATTATCAGGAGACCGGCCGAGCAGGCAGGGACGGACTTCCGGCCGAGGCATGGATGGCTGTCGGCATTCAGGATATCGGGGCGCTCAAACGCATGATCATGTCCGGGAACGCTCCTGACGAGCGCAAAAGGCTTGAACTGCGCAAACTTAACGCCCTGCTGGCCTATTGCGAATCACCAGGATGCCTGCGCAGATCCCTGCTTTCGTATTTCGGCGAGGAACTGAAAGAACCTTGCGGCAACTGCTTCACCTGCATCAATCCCCCCTCCACTTTCGATGGAACTGTTGCAGCCCAGAAGGCCCTGTCCAACGTCTACCGGACCGGCGAAATGTTCGGCGCCAACTATCTGGTGGACATCCTTACCGGCAGGGAAAATAAACGTATTTCCGACTTCAGGCACAATGAACTCTCGACCTACGGCATAGGCGGAGAGTTCACGGCTGACGAATGGCTTTCCATACACCGGCAGTTGGTCTCGCAGGGTCTTCTTGATGTTGATATGGAAGGCTACGGTTCGCTGAAGCTGAACGGTGGAAGCTGGCAGGTACTGCGCAAGGAGCGCACAGTGGCGTTCCGCAAGGATCCGGTACTGGCAAAATCACAGAGACCGCGCCGGGAACGCAAGCTGGTCATGGGAGATGAGAACTGTCCTTCCCTGACTTCACCGGACGCACAGGAACTTCTTGATTCACTGCGCGGGCTGCGGAATACACTGGCAAAGGAACAGCAGGTCCCGGCATATGCAATTTTTCCGGACAAGACGCTGCTTGAACTCGCCTGCTACCGTCCGCAGTCAACCGGGGAACTGTACGCAGTCAGCGGGCTTGGCGACCAGAAAATATTCCGTTACGGAACGGCGATCATAGATGTGCTGATCGACCATCAGGGAAAACACGGCAGACCGGACGATCTCTTCCCCATTCCTGACGACAAAATCAAGACCCCACCGCAGAAACTGTCCAGCAACGCTCCCTCTGCCGTTTCGGCTTCGGCTCTGGAAACACTGGCTCTTTTCGAAGACCTGCAGGACATTGAAAAAGTAGCCGAAACAAGGGGAGTCAAGACAACCACGATATACTCCCATCTGACTTCCTGTGTGCAGGCCGGAAAACTGGAATTGACCGATGTTCTGGATTACGAGCCGGACGAGATAGAATGTATTCTGGATACACTTCATTTTTTCAAGGAAGAGGGACTTCTTCAGTTGAGCCCTGTCCATAACGCGCTTTTCGGCAACTACTCATTTGAAACACTGCGCCTGATAAGGGCAGGAATGAACTGA
- a CDS encoding PpnN family nucleotide 5'-monophosphate nucleosidase encodes MKTDLKIPIIPHVAFCRTPEQEEIDTLAAGLAAPENRMVEIVGALINVHKNDVHHTREIRDKFSDMQIELAQTNGSLSLKCSRVPMDCLYDGRNVIWQSVEHVSSVIRDVIFAPEIPETNGICPSSYVKKFVEHSGLMYRGERGLVMFTWGGHRVPHDEYSFAKELGYWTALFVPDMENITGCGVGIMKAPFKGAQVAYGKQCTYERFGRRDFIGFSEKQILAAEAPNELVTRLLTFPTIEERMEAFIRASHRGKVHPGGPGTIEEIMTMLALLSTPENKDIPYSFDLVEKGGGVYFKELVEYLNICFGDALDGLYNVHVGTARTYANFLAHDIQKLNTRYLWNDDLTFDPRMQEAFEVTFESMEELDLSRDQEVFSLLINLRRFFSSVVHLTVKDPDLLDSWGDDRPLVRGDSDIVRATDEFVRKLVRQGRIHPGKNTSPVYRIE; translated from the coding sequence ATGAAAACAGATCTTAAAATTCCCATTATTCCTCACGTTGCTTTTTGTCGGACTCCTGAACAGGAGGAAATTGATACGCTTGCTGCCGGGCTGGCCGCTCCTGAAAACAGGATGGTCGAAATTGTGGGTGCGCTTATAAATGTTCATAAGAACGATGTGCACCATACTCGCGAAATCAGGGATAAATTCTCTGATATGCAAATTGAACTCGCTCAGACCAACGGTTCTTTATCCCTGAAGTGCAGTCGTGTACCTATGGATTGCCTTTATGATGGCCGCAATGTCATCTGGCAGTCGGTGGAGCACGTGTCCTCCGTTATACGCGATGTGATTTTCGCTCCCGAAATCCCGGAAACAAATGGAATCTGTCCTTCCTCATACGTCAAGAAATTCGTGGAACATTCGGGATTGATGTATAGAGGTGAACGCGGATTGGTCATGTTCACATGGGGCGGACATCGTGTCCCCCATGATGAATACAGCTTCGCAAAGGAGCTCGGATACTGGACCGCGCTGTTCGTGCCGGATATGGAAAACATAACCGGTTGCGGTGTCGGGATCATGAAAGCCCCGTTCAAGGGAGCACAGGTTGCCTACGGCAAACAGTGTACGTATGAGCGGTTCGGACGTCGCGATTTCATCGGTTTTTCGGAAAAGCAGATTCTTGCGGCAGAAGCCCCGAACGAACTTGTTACCAGACTGCTAACATTTCCCACTATTGAAGAGCGCATGGAAGCTTTCATCAGGGCTTCTCATCGCGGCAAGGTTCATCCCGGAGGACCCGGAACAATCGAAGAGATAATGACCATGCTAGCTCTGCTGTCTACCCCGGAGAATAAGGATATACCTTATTCCTTTGATCTGGTTGAAAAGGGCGGAGGTGTATATTTCAAGGAGTTGGTGGAATATCTTAACATCTGCTTCGGGGATGCTCTGGATGGTCTTTATAATGTTCATGTGGGTACGGCGCGCACTTATGCCAATTTTCTGGCCCACGATATTCAGAAACTGAACACCCGCTATCTCTGGAACGATGATCTGACTTTTGATCCGCGTATGCAGGAAGCCTTTGAGGTTACCTTTGAGTCAATGGAGGAACTGGACCTTTCGCGTGATCAGGAGGTGTTTTCCCTGCTGATCAATTTGCGGCGCTTTTTTTCCTCTGTCGTGCATCTCACAGTCAAGGACCCGGATTTGCTCGATTCATGGGGAGACGACCGTCCGCTGGTGCGCGGTGACAGTGATATTGTGCGGGCAACCGACGAATTCGTGCGTAAGCTGGTCCGTCAGGGCAGGATTCACCCCGGAAAGAACACCTCGCCGGTCTATAGAATAGAGTAA
- a CDS encoding diguanylate cyclase, with translation MIEKITDCLVQPLKVLIVEDSLTFSGILKRRVQDTLDIESVVFASYAEAEKYLEVARCEFFAALLDLNLPDAPNGEIVDLVVSHHIPSIVFTGEMSDDLRDIMWAKRIVDYVPKDNLGNIDHVVNLVDRLRKNISTKVLVVDDSSTSRNLCRSLLEVWNFKVVEAKDGFEALQIIQNDDNISLVIVDHYMPGMDGLTLVKELRRNYSKSRLPIIGLSGVGGATTSAYFLKAGANDYIHKPFLTEEFYCRVTHNIENAEYISMIKTLSDRDYLTGIYNRRSFFQYGEKLFAQQKRSGSDMVLAMIDIDHFKRCNDSFGHDVGDEVIQKVARSLAKRFRKSDIVCRYGGEEFCILCADINLCEVQGVFDLIREEIGQSPIYVGKKEISITISIGLCGTQAASLNEMISIADDMLYRAKKSGRNKVCFSGTELN, from the coding sequence ATGATTGAAAAGATAACAGATTGCCTTGTGCAGCCGCTGAAAGTTCTTATTGTTGAGGACAGTCTTACATTTTCCGGGATTCTCAAAAGAAGGGTACAGGATACTCTGGATATTGAGTCTGTAGTGTTTGCCAGTTATGCAGAAGCAGAAAAGTATCTTGAGGTTGCCCGGTGCGAGTTTTTTGCTGCCCTGCTTGATCTTAACCTGCCTGATGCTCCGAATGGTGAAATTGTCGATCTCGTTGTCTCTCATCACATTCCCTCCATAGTTTTTACCGGAGAGATGAGCGATGACCTTCGTGATATCATGTGGGCCAAGCGTATAGTGGATTATGTCCCTAAGGATAACCTTGGAAACATAGACCATGTCGTCAATCTTGTGGACCGGTTGCGCAAAAATATTTCAACAAAAGTGCTGGTTGTCGATGATTCCAGCACCAGCAGAAATCTCTGCCGCAGTCTGCTTGAAGTCTGGAATTTTAAGGTTGTGGAGGCCAAAGACGGGTTTGAAGCGCTCCAAATTATACAGAATGATGATAACATCAGCCTTGTCATTGTAGACCATTACATGCCCGGCATGGATGGACTCACCCTCGTGAAGGAACTGCGGCGTAATTATTCGAAGTCCAGATTGCCTATAATCGGCCTTTCCGGTGTCGGCGGGGCTACGACTTCCGCCTATTTCCTTAAGGCCGGAGCAAATGACTATATCCACAAGCCTTTTCTCACAGAAGAATTTTACTGCCGAGTGACCCATAACATTGAGAATGCCGAATACATAAGCATGATCAAGACCCTATCCGATAGGGATTACCTCACCGGCATCTATAACAGGCGTTCCTTTTTCCAGTATGGGGAAAAGCTTTTTGCGCAGCAGAAACGTTCCGGTTCCGATATGGTTTTGGCAATGATCGATATTGACCATTTCAAACGCTGTAACGATTCTTTCGGCCATGATGTCGGTGATGAAGTAATCCAGAAGGTTGCCCGTTCCCTTGCCAAGCGTTTTCGAAAATCGGATATAGTATGCCGATACGGCGGTGAAGAATTCTGCATTCTGTGCGCAGATATAAATCTCTGCGAGGTTCAGGGCGTTTTTGATCTCATCCGCGAAGAGATAGGACAGTCGCCTATTTATGTCGGTAAGAAAGAGATAAGCATAACCATAAGCATCGGGTTGTGCGGTACTCAGGCTGCATCCTTGAATGAGATGATATCAATCGCCGATGATATGCTCTACCGGGCCAAAAAGAGCGGACGCAACAAAGTCTGCTTTTCCGGGACTGAGTTGAATTGA